In the genome of Lysobacter sp. BMK333-48F3, the window CTGGCCGGCGGGTTGTGGCGCTATCTGGGCGCGGAAAACCGGTCCGCCGATCCGGCCTGAGGCCCGGGCCACGCCGCCGGCGCGGCCGATGGCGGCCAACAAAAAGCCCTCCATGCGGAGGGCTTTGTTTTGTTCCGAAGACCCGGCTGGCCGGGCTTTAGAACGGAATATCGTCGTCGGCGAAATCGTCGCCGAAGTCGTTCGACTTGGCCGGGGGCGCTTCGCGGCGCGGAGCGGATTCCTGACGGCCGCCGCCGTAGCCGCCACCACCACCACCACCACCACCGCCGCCGTACTGGCGCGCCGGGCGGTCGCCGCCGCCACCGCCACCACCGCCGCCGCCGCGGAACTCGCCGCGACCGCCGCCTTCGGAACGGCCGCCACCGCCGCCACCGCCTTCGCCGCCGCCGAGCATCTGCATCTCATCGGCGATGATGTCGGTGAAGTACTTCTCGACTC includes:
- the ssb gene encoding single-stranded DNA-binding protein, with translation MARGINKVILVGNLGNDPETKYTQGGMAVTTISLATTSVRKDRDGNNQERTEWHRVKLFGKLGEIAGEYLRKGRQVYIEGSIRYDKFTGQDGVEKYFTDIIADEMQMLGGGEGGGGGGGRSEGGGRGEFRGGGGGGGGGGDRPARQYGGGGGGGGGGGYGGGRQESAPRREAPPAKSNDFGDDFADDDIPF